In one window of Paraflavitalea soli DNA:
- a CDS encoding alpha/beta hydrolase, whose protein sequence is MALDKQDGPTVLVGHSWGGVVITEAGNHPNVASLVYVVAFQPDNGETALQWFLTAPRLMNSSVQYITFPIADHPAPKKKSPA, encoded by the coding sequence CTGGCGCTCGACAAACAAGATGGTCCCACCGTACTGGTTGGTCATTCCTGGGGTGGCGTCGTGATCACCGAAGCGGGCAACCATCCCAATGTAGCATCACTGGTATATGTTGTCGCCTTTCAGCCCGACAATGGAGAAACCGCGCTTCAGTGGTTCCTGACCGCTCCTCGACTCATGAATTCCAGTGTCCAGTATATTACTTTCCCAATTGCTGACCATCCAGCCCCCAAAAAAAAGAGCCCCGCGTAG
- a CDS encoding glycoside hydrolase: MKKTLTSLLVITLFMASCAKQTASEPPPTNEPEENPGRQPREEATAVINAGTVQQYIRGFGAASIRGWIADLTAAQRTTAFSPTSGIGLSVLRVRVSPNSADFAAEKPTIDAAKSFGATVVASAWTAPASMKTNNNTVGGKLKTTSYADYAAHLSNFCNTVGGVSAISPINEPNITVTYESMELTASEVASFVAAQGSNCGAPIMAPETFNMDKTYMDTYLSNATASSKTTYVCGHIYGKTPYVYSPGKEVWMTEHYTNTNDANNWTDALGVAKEIHDCMNAGYSMYVWWYLRRSYGFIDESGNITKRGYVAAQWARWVRPGYNKISCTANPTTGVYTTAYKSGSKIIVVAINQNAAITYQPFSISGATVAGFNRYRTTSASNLTSDSFTISGGAFGINLPAASVTTLVSY, translated from the coding sequence ATGAAAAAAACGCTAACGAGTTTACTTGTCATTACCTTATTCATGGCATCCTGTGCCAAACAAACAGCCAGTGAGCCGCCACCAACCAATGAGCCGGAAGAAAACCCCGGACGGCAGCCCAGGGAAGAAGCAACAGCCGTCATCAATGCCGGCACCGTACAGCAGTATATCCGTGGCTTTGGAGCCGCCAGTATCCGGGGATGGATCGCCGACCTCACCGCAGCGCAACGCACCACTGCCTTCTCCCCCACCAGCGGCATTGGTCTCAGCGTATTGCGGGTACGGGTGTCGCCCAACAGTGCCGACTTCGCCGCAGAGAAACCAACCATCGATGCCGCCAAATCCTTTGGTGCTACCGTCGTCGCATCTGCCTGGACAGCGCCCGCCTCCATGAAAACAAACAACAATACCGTAGGTGGAAAATTAAAGACAACATCCTATGCAGACTACGCCGCGCACCTGAGCAACTTCTGCAACACTGTTGGCGGCGTATCGGCCATCAGTCCCATCAACGAGCCCAATATTACCGTCACCTACGAGTCCATGGAGCTCACCGCAAGCGAAGTGGCCTCCTTCGTGGCCGCCCAGGGCAGCAATTGTGGCGCCCCCATCATGGCGCCCGAAACATTCAATATGGACAAGACCTATATGGATACCTACCTGTCCAATGCTACCGCCAGCAGCAAAACAACCTATGTATGCGGGCATATCTATGGGAAAACACCGTATGTGTACTCACCCGGAAAAGAAGTATGGATGACGGAGCATTACACCAATACCAATGATGCCAACAACTGGACCGATGCATTGGGTGTAGCCAAAGAGATACACGATTGCATGAATGCCGGCTACAGCATGTATGTGTGGTGGTACCTGCGCAGAAGTTATGGTTTTATCGATGAAAGCGGCAATATCACCAAGCGTGGATATGTAGCAGCCCAGTGGGCCAGGTGGGTAAGGCCGGGTTACAATAAGATCTCCTGCACCGCCAATCCTACCACCGGTGTATACACCACCGCCTATAAAAGCGGGTCGAAGATCATCGTGGTAGCTATTAACCAGAATGCCGCCATTACTTATCAGCCTTTCAGCATCAGCGGCGCCACCGTCGCAGGTTTCAACCGGTACCGCACCACCAGTGCCAGCAACCTTACCAGTGACAGTTTCACCATCAGCGGCGGCGCATTTGGCATCAACCTGCCGGCCGCCAGTGTTACCACCCTGGTTTCTTATTGA